A single Deinococcus sp. Leaf326 DNA region contains:
- a CDS encoding RidA family protein encodes MKEIVQTPDAPAAIGPYSQAVRFGNLVVTSGQIPLTASGDLVEGGVEAQTRQVIENLRAVLQAAGTDLDRVVKTTVFLADMNEFSVMNSVYEQEFAAPYPARSTVQVARLPRDVRVEIEVLAELH; translated from the coding sequence ATGAAAGAAATCGTGCAGACCCCGGACGCCCCCGCCGCCATCGGTCCCTACAGCCAGGCAGTGCGCTTCGGCAATCTGGTCGTGACCAGCGGCCAGATTCCCCTGACGGCCAGCGGCGACCTGGTCGAGGGCGGCGTCGAGGCGCAGACGCGGCAGGTCATCGAGAACCTGCGCGCGGTGTTGCAGGCGGCCGGCACCGACCTCGACCGCGTGGTCAAGACGACCGTGTTCCTGGCCGACATGAACGAGTTCTCGGTCATGAACAGCGTGTACGAGCAGGAGTTCGCGGCGCCCTATCCGGCGCGCAGCACCGTGCAGGTGGCCCGGTTGCCGCGCGACGTGCGTGTCGAGATCGAAGTGCTGGCCGAGCTGCACTGA
- a CDS encoding PP2C family serine/threonine-protein phosphatase — protein MRPPPAPLMSSGVLTDVGRQRVGGVNQDAAVALDLPQGGLYAVADGMGGHAAGELAANLALDTLTQHFLESRGPAPERLAGAVQAANLAVVRHAVGESVGMGTTLLAALVDRGAVLIAHVGDSRAYLLRGGELRRLTDDHSWVAEQVRLGFLTEEEARHHQWKSVVSNALGGEERVRLELFGLPLRAGDRLLLCSDGLSGVVDGPALESLLARPDEPDQLVRVLINAANDAGGPDNITAVVVDVQRETATPRYALPERSGNGPEYVDVLLSSRRGSSLLTYLLLTLGYFTLLGVILVPEHRVATALLGLTLLVAVLAGQRWWQARQRSGPRLPGQRAERLRSARTGRAAASPDKRRPRDLG, from the coding sequence ATGCGGCCCCCGCCAGCGCCTCTGATGTCGTCCGGTGTGCTCACGGACGTGGGGCGTCAGCGGGTCGGAGGCGTGAACCAGGACGCGGCAGTGGCGCTCGATCTGCCGCAGGGCGGACTGTACGCGGTCGCCGACGGCATGGGGGGACACGCGGCCGGTGAACTGGCAGCCAACCTGGCCCTCGATACCCTGACCCAGCATTTCCTGGAGAGCCGTGGCCCCGCCCCCGAGCGGCTGGCGGGGGCGGTTCAGGCGGCGAATCTCGCGGTGGTGCGCCACGCGGTGGGAGAGTCGGTGGGCATGGGGACCACCCTCCTGGCAGCGCTCGTAGACCGGGGCGCGGTGCTGATCGCCCATGTGGGCGACTCGCGCGCCTACCTGCTGCGCGGGGGCGAACTCCGGCGCCTCACCGACGATCACTCCTGGGTGGCCGAGCAGGTTCGTCTGGGATTCCTGACCGAGGAAGAAGCTCGGCATCACCAGTGGAAGAGCGTGGTGAGCAACGCCCTGGGCGGCGAGGAGAGGGTGCGCCTGGAGCTGTTCGGGCTGCCTCTGCGGGCCGGCGACCGCCTGCTGCTGTGCAGTGACGGCCTGAGCGGGGTGGTCGACGGACCGGCGCTCGAGAGCCTACTCGCGCGGCCGGACGAGCCCGATCAGCTCGTGCGGGTGCTGATCAACGCGGCCAACGACGCGGGGGGACCCGACAACATCACGGCGGTGGTCGTAGACGTGCAGCGCGAGACGGCCACGCCCCGCTACGCCCTGCCCGAGCGCAGCGGCAACGGGCCGGAATACGTGGATGTGCTGCTCAGCAGCCGCCGCGGCAGCAGCCTGCTCACCTACCTGCTGCTGACGCTGGGATATTTCACGCTGCTGGGGGTGATCCTGGTGCCTGAGCATCGCGTCGCCACCGCGCTGCTGGGCCTGACCCTCCTCGTGGCGGTGCTGGCGGGGCAGCGTTGGTGGCAGGCCCGCCAGCGTTCCGGTCCCCGCCTCCCGGGACAGCGCGCCGAGCGCCTGCGCAGCGCCCGCACGGGTCGCGCGGCCGCCTCGCCGGACAAGCGGCGGCCGCGCGACCTGGGCTAG
- the mgsA gene encoding methylglyoxal synthase produces MTSAAPRQVALIAHDKKKLELALFALAHRDLLAHFPLVATGTTGGILQKQTGLTVERVLSGPLGGDQQIGARLAEERVLAVFFFRDPLTAQPHEPDVSALVRLCDVHDIPLATNPASAEALVLWLRRQVPGAPA; encoded by the coding sequence ATGACCTCCGCCGCGCCGCGCCAGGTGGCCCTGATCGCCCACGACAAGAAGAAGCTGGAGCTGGCCCTGTTCGCCCTGGCGCACCGTGACCTGCTGGCACATTTTCCCCTGGTGGCAACTGGCACGACCGGGGGCATCCTGCAAAAGCAGACGGGGCTGACGGTCGAGCGCGTGCTATCTGGACCGCTGGGCGGCGACCAGCAGATCGGCGCGCGGCTGGCCGAGGAACGGGTGCTGGCGGTGTTCTTCTTCCGGGATCCGCTGACGGCGCAGCCGCACGAACCCGACGTCTCCGCGCTGGTGCGGCTGTGCGACGTGCACGACATCCCCCTGGCGACCAATCCGGCCTCGGCCGAGGCGCTGGTGCTGTGGTTGCGCCGTCAGGTACCGGGTGCGCCGGCCTGA
- a CDS encoding YbjN domain-containing protein yields the protein MKKMWTGTVALVAALTFSAAQAGGAAPVVGGAQVQPATPASVAAALRTAGYRVTVNPVQPDEDPSLAVVTSSGQNVDVWLSECRAQVCDRVSAGLTWDASDEPDLDFLNEWNSGYYTQAYVYEETYHLDSSMILRGGYTRAALVRWMELLLEDGEEFESELS from the coding sequence ATGAAAAAAATGTGGACTGGTACGGTGGCGTTGGTGGCGGCTCTGACCTTCTCGGCAGCGCAGGCAGGCGGAGCGGCTCCGGTGGTGGGCGGCGCTCAGGTGCAACCGGCGACCCCGGCCTCGGTCGCGGCGGCGCTGCGGACGGCGGGCTACCGCGTGACCGTCAACCCCGTGCAGCCCGACGAGGACCCGTCGCTGGCCGTGGTGACGTCTTCGGGTCAGAACGTGGACGTCTGGCTCAGCGAGTGCCGCGCGCAGGTCTGCGACCGGGTGTCGGCCGGCCTGACCTGGGACGCCAGTGACGAGCCGGACCTGGACTTCCTCAACGAGTGGAACAGCGGGTACTACACCCAGGCCTACGTGTACGAGGAGACCTACCACCTCGACAGCAGCATGATCCTGCGCGGCGGCTACACCCGCGCGGCCCTGGTGCGCTGGATGGAACTGCTGCTCGAAGACGGCGAAGAATTCGAGTCCGAACTGAGCTGA
- a CDS encoding bifunctional nicotinamide-nucleotide adenylyltransferase/Nudix hydroxylase, producing MTTPRDLALASPPPARRRRTFGVYIGRFEPPHQAHLLVMVEALRSVQKLIVVIGSARAARNTKNPFTAEERQELILAMLRGAGVARSRVLFVHVRDYFYNESLWLSEVQRGVAEYTRGSSDVALIGHLKDESSYYLRSFPAWEFIPTHVVSSLNATDVRRAYFEDRLEDVRGMVPPAVHTFLETFRQGSDYAELRAEYDYLREYRAAWATAPYPPVFVTADAVITRSGHVLVVRRAGRPGRGRLAMPGGFLEAHETLLACCVREAHEETGLNEAVNLAGHLRAQAVFDYPDRSLRGRTVTHAFHFDLGIGQLPTLRAASDAADAFWMPLSDALASPDLFFEDHHAIIENFLMRG from the coding sequence ATGACCACGCCCCGCGACCTGGCCCTGGCTTCTCCCCCGCCCGCGCGCCGGCGGCGCACCTTCGGGGTGTATATCGGGCGCTTCGAGCCGCCGCACCAGGCGCACCTGCTCGTGATGGTCGAAGCCCTGCGCAGCGTGCAGAAACTGATCGTGGTGATCGGCTCGGCGCGGGCGGCGCGCAACACCAAGAATCCCTTCACGGCCGAGGAGCGCCAGGAGCTGATTCTGGCGATGCTGCGCGGGGCGGGCGTGGCCCGCAGCCGGGTGCTGTTCGTGCATGTCCGCGACTACTTCTATAACGAGAGCCTGTGGCTCAGCGAGGTGCAGCGCGGCGTGGCCGAGTACACACGCGGCAGCAGCGACGTGGCCCTGATCGGGCACCTGAAAGACGAGAGCAGCTACTACCTGCGCTCCTTCCCGGCCTGGGAGTTCATTCCGACGCATGTGGTCAGCTCACTGAACGCCACCGACGTGCGCCGCGCCTACTTCGAGGACCGCCTGGAAGACGTGCGCGGCATGGTCCCCCCGGCCGTCCACACCTTTCTGGAGACCTTCCGGCAGGGAAGCGACTACGCCGAACTGCGCGCCGAGTACGACTATCTGCGCGAGTACCGCGCCGCCTGGGCCACGGCGCCCTACCCGCCGGTCTTCGTGACGGCCGACGCCGTGATCACCCGCAGTGGGCACGTCCTGGTGGTGCGGCGCGCCGGGCGGCCCGGACGCGGGCGCCTCGCCATGCCGGGGGGCTTTCTGGAAGCGCACGAGACCCTGCTGGCCTGCTGCGTGCGCGAGGCCCACGAGGAGACCGGCCTGAACGAGGCGGTCAACCTCGCTGGACACCTGCGCGCCCAGGCGGTCTTCGACTACCCGGACCGCAGCCTGCGCGGGCGCACGGTCACGCACGCCTTCCACTTCGACCTCGGCATCGGGCAACTGCCCACCCTGCGCGCGGCCTCCGACGCCGCCGACGCCTTCTGGATGCCGCTCTCGGACGCATTGGCCAGCCCCGACCTATTTTTCGAGGACCACCACGCCATCATCGAGAACTTCCTGATGCGCGGCTGA
- a CDS encoding N-acetylmuramoyl-L-alanine amidase, whose translation MKPSAILLSSALLLGSWAAAQSDPFQRGVPVQAAPSLRPGTLPAGTAVPGGATAAAPAPLTLTGVQNVAFGTPRSSNDGNTTRVVFDLPSGVTYTLAPTFGGLRLDVTGARVLPAVAARLGPSVTEYRAGGGQVTLVTPFPLSPTDGWRASEATIAGGTRVLILEFGATLAGGAGPTVRGAVLSGPPATSAAAQAALNTPLAQAQAAVQATRADDANDAPTTAGTAAGLPPGDSVVVAPALPPAPALPGAEADKPSALAGRVPGTLQPGVSLGAPRVGKNPGLTRMVLDLPPGSSYRIVPGGVGLRVEIAGASSGAIAQTAQNVSPEVRSWRYEPSAAGLNVIFVTGTPTTPRSGWRAQLLAPSSGDRSRLAIDFSPALADLTPLSPREKLLAAVPPMSVTRGTAILALSASFVRPRVILDPGHGGVDPGAVGSVVEKQVTLDVGLRVRDLLRAAGVDAVMTRDSDRELSRDKNTDLNMRAAMGTPGTQMYVSIHVNAMPVASVLRGYGVETWWNANHPLSAALAQTLQQEVVAETGAFNQGLRNNRSLAVLRNSRVPAALVEIGYASHPVDGLNLRDNNYLDRVALGIATGIRTALMTGVSASGLPLGVGVGGAGK comes from the coding sequence ATGAAGCCGTCTGCCATCCTGCTCTCATCGGCGTTGCTGCTTGGGTCATGGGCAGCGGCTCAATCCGACCCCTTTCAGCGCGGCGTACCGGTACAGGCGGCGCCTTCGCTGCGGCCCGGCACGTTACCCGCCGGAACGGCCGTACCGGGTGGGGCGACGGCCGCTGCGCCGGCCCCCTTGACCCTGACCGGGGTACAGAACGTGGCCTTCGGGACGCCGCGCAGCAGCAACGACGGCAACACGACCCGGGTGGTTTTCGACCTGCCGAGCGGCGTGACCTATACGCTCGCCCCGACGTTCGGGGGACTGCGGCTGGACGTGACGGGCGCGCGGGTGCTGCCGGCCGTCGCAGCGCGCCTGGGGCCCAGCGTGACCGAGTACCGCGCCGGCGGCGGACAGGTCACGCTCGTCACGCCGTTTCCGCTCTCGCCGACCGACGGCTGGCGGGCCAGCGAGGCGACCATCGCGGGCGGCACCCGGGTCCTGATCCTGGAGTTCGGCGCGACGCTGGCCGGCGGCGCTGGCCCGACTGTCAGGGGCGCGGTACTGAGCGGGCCGCCCGCCACCTCGGCCGCCGCGCAGGCCGCCCTGAACACGCCGCTGGCCCAGGCCCAGGCGGCGGTGCAGGCCACCCGAGCCGACGACGCCAATGACGCCCCCACCACTGCCGGCACGGCCGCTGGTCTGCCGCCCGGTGACAGCGTGGTGGTGGCCCCGGCGCTGCCGCCCGCACCTGCCCTGCCCGGCGCCGAGGCCGACAAGCCCAGTGCCCTGGCTGGCCGGGTGCCCGGCACCCTGCAGCCCGGTGTGTCGCTGGGCGCGCCGCGGGTGGGCAAGAATCCGGGCCTGACCCGTATGGTTCTGGACCTGCCACCGGGGTCGAGCTACCGCATCGTGCCGGGCGGCGTGGGCCTGCGCGTCGAGATCGCTGGGGCGAGCTCGGGGGCCATCGCCCAGACGGCCCAGAACGTCTCGCCCGAGGTGCGCTCATGGCGCTACGAGCCCAGCGCGGCGGGCCTGAACGTCATTTTCGTGACCGGCACGCCCACCACGCCCCGCAGCGGCTGGCGCGCGCAACTGCTCGCCCCCAGCAGCGGCGACCGCTCGCGCCTCGCCATCGACTTCTCGCCGGCGCTGGCCGACCTGACCCCGCTGAGCCCCCGCGAGAAACTCCTCGCGGCCGTGCCGCCCATGTCGGTGACGCGCGGCACGGCGATCCTGGCCCTGAGCGCCAGCTTCGTGCGCCCGCGCGTCATCCTGGACCCTGGTCACGGCGGCGTGGACCCCGGCGCGGTGGGCAGCGTGGTCGAGAAGCAGGTCACGCTGGACGTGGGCCTGCGCGTGCGGGACCTGCTGCGCGCCGCCGGAGTGGACGCGGTCATGACCCGCGACTCCGACCGCGAACTGAGCCGTGATAAGAACACCGACCTCAATATGCGCGCGGCGATGGGCACCCCCGGCACCCAGATGTACGTCAGCATCCACGTCAACGCCATGCCGGTGGCCTCGGTGCTGCGCGGCTACGGCGTCGAGACGTGGTGGAACGCCAATCATCCCCTCTCGGCGGCGCTGGCCCAGACGCTGCAGCAGGAGGTGGTCGCGGAGACTGGTGCTTTCAACCAGGGCCTGCGCAACAACCGCTCGCTGGCGGTGCTGCGCAACAGCCGCGTGCCGGCGGCCCTCGTCGAGATCGGGTACGCCAGTCACCCGGTCGACGGCCTGAACCTGCGCGACAACAACTACCTCGACCGCGTGGCCCTGGGCATCGCCACCGGCATCCGCACGGCCCTGATGACCGGCGTGTCGGCCAGCGGCCTCCCTCTCGGCGTGGGCGTGGGCGGCGCGGGCAAGTAG
- the paaI gene encoding hydroxyphenylacetyl-CoA thioesterase PaaI: MSLDRTLGMTLLETSPERTRVALTVGEDGLNMHGSAHGGLIFSLADQAFAVISNLGAQAVAAETHLSFFRAAQPGDRLVAVATPERVGRTLATYRVEVRRVKVEEEAGELVALFLGTVSRRDAQPSSSG, encoded by the coding sequence ATGAGCCTCGACCGGACCCTGGGCATGACCCTGCTGGAGACCTCACCGGAGCGCACCCGCGTCGCCCTGACCGTCGGCGAGGACGGACTAAACATGCACGGCAGCGCCCACGGCGGCCTGATCTTCAGTCTCGCCGATCAGGCCTTCGCAGTCATCAGCAATCTGGGCGCGCAGGCAGTGGCCGCCGAGACGCATCTGAGCTTTTTCCGTGCGGCGCAACCTGGCGACCGTCTGGTTGCCGTCGCCACTCCCGAGCGCGTGGGCCGCACGCTGGCCACCTACCGCGTCGAGGTCCGCCGGGTCAAGGTGGAGGAAGAAGCGGGCGAACTCGTCGCCCTGTTCCTGGGCACCGTCTCGCGGCGAGACGCTCAGCCCTCTTCGAGCGGGTAG
- a CDS encoding DUF2270 domain-containing protein, protein MPGAGGGPGAVREGGLTEVSYSGNQANALIHLYRAEVGKMTAYRQRLDMTTNWSVVTTAGLASFALGDVNNSHATFLFAMFMNYFFLRLEARRFRTFEIAHHRVRIMERFFYPAMLGDRVDPGWHQLLLAELAKPRSPMSRADALGWRLNRNYLWIYAAVLLAWFAKLDLAQPKGWILEFPEALALADIGNFPGWLVVAGVSAFYCHLIWLALRAARTYPLEEG, encoded by the coding sequence ATGCCGGGAGCCGGCGGGGGACCAGGAGCGGTGCGGGAAGGGGGGCTGACGGAGGTCAGCTACAGCGGCAACCAGGCCAATGCCCTGATTCACCTCTACCGCGCCGAGGTCGGCAAGATGACCGCCTACCGCCAGCGCCTGGACATGACCACCAACTGGTCGGTCGTGACCACGGCGGGTCTGGCGAGTTTCGCGTTGGGCGACGTCAACAACAGCCACGCCACCTTTTTGTTCGCCATGTTCATGAACTATTTCTTTCTGCGGCTCGAAGCTCGGCGCTTCCGGACCTTCGAGATCGCGCATCACCGCGTGCGGATCATGGAGCGCTTCTTTTATCCGGCGATGCTCGGGGACCGGGTGGACCCCGGCTGGCACCAACTTCTGCTGGCCGAGCTCGCCAAGCCGCGCAGCCCCATGAGCCGCGCTGACGCGCTGGGCTGGCGACTGAACCGCAACTACCTGTGGATCTACGCGGCGGTGCTGCTCGCGTGGTTCGCCAAGCTCGACCTCGCGCAGCCCAAGGGCTGGATTCTGGAATTTCCGGAGGCGCTGGCCCTCGCCGACATCGGTAATTTCCCAGGCTGGCTGGTGGTCGCCGGGGTCTCCGCGTTCTACTGTCACCTGATCTGGCTGGCTCTGCGCGCCGCGCGGACCTACCCGCTCGAAGAGGGCTGA
- a CDS encoding DUF4384 domain-containing protein, which produces MRMLSWAVLALGVGLTACGNDPVPVAGKPRVELGLSPSPVRAGESLTFLLTLSGTPAPWNVALFVENPDGGVQQLMPNRLSTSPLTLTPGAPQQFPGTGAGFELKAGEPLGTHTALLFAAPAPLNLDGISAYASAQAAFATVLPAGQGRGLLETSVLTRLRTLNPGVSTLLRFDVTR; this is translated from the coding sequence ATGCGTATGTTGTCCTGGGCCGTCCTGGCCCTCGGTGTGGGCCTGACGGCCTGCGGAAATGATCCCGTGCCTGTCGCCGGCAAGCCGCGCGTCGAGCTGGGGCTGAGCCCCAGTCCGGTGCGGGCCGGAGAATCCCTGACCTTCTTGTTGACCCTCTCGGGAACCCCAGCGCCCTGGAATGTGGCCCTGTTTGTCGAGAATCCGGACGGCGGAGTACAGCAACTGATGCCCAACCGCCTGAGCACCAGCCCTCTGACCCTGACACCCGGCGCGCCGCAGCAGTTTCCCGGCACTGGGGCCGGATTTGAGCTGAAGGCCGGCGAACCGCTGGGCACTCACACTGCCCTTTTGTTCGCCGCGCCCGCACCACTGAATCTGGACGGCATCAGCGCCTATGCCAGCGCGCAGGCGGCGTTTGCGACGGTTCTGCCGGCGGGTCAGGGGCGGGGCCTGCTCGAAACGTCGGTCCTGACGCGGCTCAGGACCCTGAATCCGGGTGTCTCCACACTGCTGCGCTTCGACGTCACGCGCTGA
- the rplI gene encoding 50S ribosomal protein L9 — MQVILLEPGKLGKTGDVVNVKTGYARNWLIPQGIVAPATTSNMKTLEAQIRSRVKQQAQQKAVAEDLASRLNGVAVELSVRAGEGKIYGAVTHGDVAGALDKLGFDVDRRKIDMPKTVKEIGEYDIAYRAHPEVTIPMKLVVHAQK; from the coding sequence ATGCAAGTGATCCTTCTTGAACCCGGGAAGCTCGGGAAGACCGGCGACGTCGTGAACGTCAAGACCGGCTACGCCCGCAACTGGCTGATTCCCCAGGGCATCGTTGCCCCGGCGACCACCAGCAACATGAAGACCCTCGAAGCGCAGATCCGCAGCCGTGTCAAGCAGCAGGCGCAGCAGAAAGCTGTCGCCGAAGACCTCGCCAGCCGCCTGAACGGTGTGGCTGTCGAGCTGAGCGTGCGCGCCGGTGAAGGCAAGATCTACGGCGCCGTGACCCACGGTGACGTGGCCGGCGCCCTGGACAAGCTGGGCTTCGACGTGGACCGCCGCAAGATCGACATGCCGAAGACCGTCAAGGAAATCGGCGAGTACGACATCGCGTACCGCGCCCACCCCGAAGTCACCATCCCCATGAAGCTTGTGGTGCACGCGCAGAAGTAA
- the rpsR gene encoding 30S ribosomal protein S18: protein MTQNSNAERKPRGKGPKRPRKPKVDPFSIGELEITDYKDVKMLRRFVSDTGKILPRRRTGLSAKHQRRIAQTIKIARQLALLPYTEKLVRK, encoded by the coding sequence ATGACCCAGAACAGCAATGCCGAGCGCAAACCGCGCGGCAAGGGACCCAAGCGGCCCCGCAAGCCGAAGGTCGATCCTTTCTCCATCGGAGAACTGGAAATCACCGACTACAAAGACGTGAAGATGCTTCGCCGTTTTGTCTCCGACACCGGCAAGATCCTCCCCCGCCGCCGCACCGGCCTCTCGGCCAAGCACCAGCGCCGCATTGCGCAGACGATCAAGATCGCCCGCCAGCTGGCCCTGCTGCCCTACACCGAGAAACTGGTCCGCAAGTAA
- the ssb gene encoding single-stranded DNA-binding protein: MARGMNHVYLIGALARDPELRYTPTGTAVFEATVAGEDHIIGNDGKERKLPWYHRVSILGKPAEWQAERNLKGGDAVMVEGNLEYSQWEAPEGGKRSMVRVKALRMEQLGYTPELVQDAGGGVRMGSGMNEVVMIGNVTRDPELRYTPAGDAVLGLGLAVNETWNDRQGQKQEKTHWIDITLWRDLAERMKDLKKGDPVLVQGRLVNEAWTDRDGNKRNSTKVEATRVESLSRGAGTPNSGYAAATPAGPRPQTASSAARPQSGGYGQPSRAATQGNRSGGLDIDQGLDDFPPEEEDLPF; encoded by the coding sequence ATGGCCCGAGGCATGAACCACGTCTATCTGATCGGCGCACTCGCCCGCGACCCCGAACTGCGGTACACCCCCACCGGCACGGCCGTTTTCGAGGCCACCGTCGCTGGAGAAGACCACATCATCGGGAACGATGGCAAAGAGCGCAAGCTTCCCTGGTACCACCGGGTCAGTATTCTCGGCAAACCCGCCGAGTGGCAGGCCGAACGCAACCTGAAGGGCGGCGACGCCGTGATGGTCGAGGGCAACCTGGAGTACAGCCAGTGGGAAGCGCCCGAAGGCGGCAAACGCAGCATGGTACGCGTCAAGGCCCTGCGCATGGAGCAACTGGGATACACCCCGGAACTCGTGCAGGACGCTGGAGGCGGCGTACGTATGGGCAGCGGAATGAACGAAGTGGTGATGATCGGGAACGTTACGCGTGACCCCGAACTGCGTTACACCCCCGCCGGAGACGCGGTGCTCGGACTCGGCCTGGCCGTGAACGAGACCTGGAACGACCGTCAGGGGCAGAAGCAGGAAAAGACCCACTGGATCGACATTACGCTGTGGCGAGACCTTGCCGAACGCATGAAGGACCTGAAAAAGGGCGATCCCGTCCTCGTACAGGGCCGACTCGTGAACGAGGCCTGGACCGACCGTGACGGCAACAAGCGGAACAGCACCAAAGTAGAGGCGACGCGAGTCGAAAGCCTGTCCCGAGGCGCGGGCACACCCAATTCTGGGTACGCCGCAGCCACCCCCGCCGGACCTCGCCCGCAGACCGCGAGCAGTGCGGCGCGCCCCCAGAGCGGCGGCTACGGCCAGCCGAGCCGGGCGGCGACGCAGGGGAACCGTTCGGGCGGCCTAGATATTGATCAAGGTCTCGACGACTTCCCCCCCGAGGAAGAAGACCTGCCCTTTTGA
- the rpsF gene encoding 30S ribosomal protein S6 produces the protein MNQYDLNLILNPNISAEQVQIEKDYIEGAVRNAGGEVSNLDDLGNRRLAYQVGKDREGYYLMYTIKSGGNPEKEIATNLRLRDNVRRVLVVKDRPEWKTKKA, from the coding sequence ATGAACCAGTACGACCTGAACCTGATCCTGAACCCGAACATCAGCGCCGAGCAGGTGCAAATCGAGAAGGACTACATCGAAGGCGCCGTGCGTAACGCCGGCGGCGAGGTGAGCAACCTCGACGACCTCGGCAACCGCCGCCTGGCCTACCAGGTGGGCAAGGACCGCGAGGGCTACTACCTGATGTACACCATCAAGAGTGGCGGCAACCCTGAAAAGGAAATCGCGACCAACCTGCGCCTGCGCGACAACGTCCGCCGCGTCCTGGTGGTCAAAGACCGCCCGGAGTGGAAGACCAAGAAGGCCTGA